Proteins from one Listeria innocua genomic window:
- a CDS encoding Crp/Fnr family transcriptional regulator encodes MTEKFNTVLSYLKEFPDYYKYVTKKTYTMNEKIIFEQEKAKHIFFVVEGYAAVELEDNLRKTNYISIFVLPNNVLGIDAFSSFPKKKHSITVMSEQMVLYKIEADFLLNILSIKPDVNDFLLTSIADVFARHYALLGMIAKTPKERIYMALENLAVEMGAEDEERNEIVLPNFINQSVLARYCRTTQPNISNLLTELVDEEFLVNKKSPYRIDKDSLDI; translated from the coding sequence ATGACGGAAAAATTCAATACAGTGCTCAGTTATCTAAAAGAATTTCCTGACTACTATAAATATGTAACAAAGAAAACCTATACAATGAATGAAAAAATTATTTTTGAACAAGAAAAAGCAAAACATATCTTTTTTGTTGTGGAAGGTTATGCTGCGGTAGAATTAGAGGACAATTTAAGAAAAACAAACTATATTTCAATATTCGTTCTTCCAAATAATGTGTTAGGGATTGACGCATTCTCGTCATTTCCAAAGAAAAAACATAGTATTACCGTCATGAGTGAGCAAATGGTGCTCTATAAAATAGAAGCAGACTTTTTACTAAACATTTTATCGATCAAACCTGATGTGAATGATTTTCTTTTGACAAGTATTGCTGACGTTTTTGCTCGCCACTATGCACTACTTGGAATGATTGCAAAAACACCTAAAGAACGGATTTACATGGCTTTAGAAAATCTTGCTGTAGAGATGGGCGCTGAAGATGAAGAAAGAAATGAGATTGTGTTACCAAACTTTATCAATCAGTCAGTCCTTGCAAGATATTGCCGTACAACCCAGCCAAACATATCTAATTTACTCACAGAGCTTGTAGACGAAGAATTTTTAGTCAATAAAAAAAGCCCTTATCGGATAGATAAGGACTCCTTAGATATTTAA
- a CDS encoding GntR family transcriptional regulator, whose product MKFDDSKPIYKQIVHYIHTEIVTGTYEAGDKLLSVRELATKLEVNPTTIQRAYAELEEAGIIFTVRGTGKYLTEDKRRIEQLENDIAKQLTENFISEMSKLGINKEKIIAWVKKVEEVEVNASGK is encoded by the coding sequence ATGAAGTTTGATGATAGTAAACCCATTTATAAGCAAATCGTTCATTATATTCATACAGAAATTGTTACAGGAACATACGAGGCTGGTGACAAGCTACTATCTGTAAGAGAATTAGCAACAAAGTTAGAAGTAAATCCGACAACCATCCAGCGAGCTTATGCAGAACTGGAAGAAGCGGGAATTATTTTCACCGTTCGCGGTACTGGTAAATATTTGACAGAAGATAAGAGGAGAATTGAGCAATTGGAAAATGACATCGCAAAACAACTTACCGAAAATTTTATTAGTGAAATGAGTAAATTAGGAATTAATAAAGAAAAAATCATCGCTTGGGTGAAAAAAGTAGAGGAGGTAGAAGTAAATGCTAGTGGGAAATAA